In Anopheles bellator chromosome 2, idAnoBellAS_SP24_06.2, whole genome shotgun sequence, the genomic stretch CACGCTCCCCCAGGCGGCCGtgtcagagagagaggattACGCGCCGAACATCATCCGTTTAATTCCATCTATGGCGACCGACTACCGGGAGGTGGTAATGTTTTTTATcctttcttcatttcgttcgttACTTGTGGTGTTCGGAGTCCAGTCCAATGTTACGACCTGCGACGAAGGAGCTTCGTGAATTTTTTGCGTTGTTCTGTTTctttatttgacagaatgaaTAGTATTGCAAAGGATATCGTTGTGATTTACTTCTTTTTTAAATGTCATCGATGGGGAGTAGTCTATTTAATCTTTTGGCATCTTTTGACTCTAAACTAGCCTCCTTTCTTGGAAGTCGTCTCTAGATGAAGCGAAGGATGAGCTCCGCCTCTTCACGAACCTTTCGCTCAGCTCAGATAGGGCTTCTGGACATCAAAAGGGTTGCAGACTATTCGCCATTCGACATCCTACGTTACTCCAGTAACTTCTGTGGTACCTCAAAGAACCAGACAACCCGGGGTAACATCAATCTCCCGGGGTGTATATTTCACACGGTAACGATCCTTACATTATCGGCTGATGCAAAACCCACACGCCATCGATACTTGTCACCCACTAACCCATTTTGGGCCTTTTAGGGAATATTCGAATTTTAAGTTCCGAAGCCAACAGCCATTCCCAAATCTTGATGACGTTTTGACCTTTAGGCTGTGCAGAACAGGGAAACGTACCGTGTCCCGGTGAATTACGGGGTCAATGTTACGGCGGTTATGAATTGAGTAAAATGAGAGAACCATCAAAATCTGATACAGCAACACGCGTACCGATCAACACCGTAGTGCAGGGAGATAGATACGGACCGTCGGTTTATTGGACCAGTTCCGGTTGAATCTAACCCGGTGCTGAATGGTTTTTTTCAACATAGCATTACACGCTACCAGATTCATTACTTCCACCGAATCGGACCCAGGCCAGCCCAACTAATGGCATCCTGGTGGAGTCGAAACTTGATTCAAGGTTATATTTAATTGCTCCACCGTACTCATTCTCAGCCCAAGAACTtgggcattttttttcctacgAGCAACTGGAATAGAACTTCAAATGAATCCCTATGTGCCGGTCAGTTAGGGGCCAAATATGGCgtattaaaatattacttaAACCTTGTTGATGTTGAGAACGTGTTATGAGTTGACCAATACATGTTCAACATATCTTCCGATAGCCACAAGGGTTGGCCAATTTGATTTCGATCGGATATTTTCAGCATAACCACCACCGGTAAATCGGCCAGATTTAAATCACATTCATCGTGCCAGTTTCTATGCTTCTCTCAGTTCGCTCGCATTAACATGATTGCGCTCACGGTGTGCTACCTTTTCTCTGCCACCTTAGGCAGCGCCACTCGTTGCCATAACTACCGAGTCGAACGGCTAgacttttctctctctatacAATTGCCAACCGACGGGTTAAAGGAGTTTTGCTGCCATTTAAAAGTTGGCCAAATGTGCTCGCGATTGACGTAAGAAACCGCGATGCTAAGACGTGCGACAAGCGACTTTGTATTGCGTTGGTATAAACAACATAGAATCATGCTATTCTTCCTCCCTCTAGCATATTCAGAACGCTCGGGCACAGTCCCTACACATACACTATGGCGGGAGAATCGCGAGAGAGAACTCTGCAAAATCCTACAACAGCATAAATACATCGAACTTCACCGAACCATGGCGTATGGATGTGGTAGTGTCCATTGACGAGCACAAGAAAGGCAACGAaaggagagaagaaaaatgccCGAAGCAACAAAGCATAGCCCAAAAACTGGATTCGTTCGATTCCGATGGTGCTGTTGCCGGGGCGCAGCGCGTTGCTTTATTCCCAATTCCCGTTTCCTTCACCACGGAGTGGCACGAAAgccaattttaaacaattaatCCCATCGCTAACCACCTCCCCGCAAGTAGTAGAATAATTGATCGCTTCCGAGTTGTGCCGGCCATTGCCGCGTTTGGCCGGCATTCCGGGGGCGTGGGGCGGTCGTAGGAAAAATAGGCCCGTGAGAGCAGCGAATCCTGCCTTTCCTCGAGGGGTCCGTAACCGCATTATCGGTGTATTTGTGAGTTTGACGTCCTGTGCGTCGAAGGATGCTGTGCACAAATGCTGCCTTGTGCGTGGAGTTTTATTGGCCTTCCATTTTCCGGCGATAATGCACATGCGGCGAAAACAGTTTCTAAAAGATACACGAGGCATTCTCGACGCTAGAGGGTTACTTACCTTCGGAAGCTCAAACAGGTTACAGTTGTAGAAACGCCTGCGCCAGGTGCAATGCCTGATTTCCTGTGCACACACAAAATTCACTCTCACGAAGCGTACAAGTCTTACTTTCCGAATGGACGCAGTATTCTGCACAGGACACTCGTGATCACAATCAATCGAAGCACGTACTTTAGCACAATCTGAACAGGTACCGGTGCGAAACGCGGAAAATTCAGGAAGCCGCAAACCAGTCGATGTCGAGGCGCGAGCGGCGACGTTTGGCAATGAATTCAAAATTCTAAAATCGTCTGACAGCTCTGACGTTTCTACGGTAGAAATGTCACCTGGGCTCAATCGGTGATGCTATAAAAATCGAAATGgcttttgaaaaatatttcaaaaacataattaaaatgtaattataTATTTACATATAGCATTGATTTCGTGGCATTCCAAACGAAACCGTTATAAATAATTTGCttagtttaaaaatatttcaaacgaGCAAGAAATCCCACCTCTCGTATTCAGCAACTCGTTTTGATAGCTGTCAAACAAAGTCAGCATACagtattttgttttgagttCGTAAATCTTCGATATCGATATCGTATTTAGATTTAGTGTGATGGCAGAGCCGAATCAAGCGATCAAAAAGGCGTCTCTGAGTGAGCAAGAACGCGATCTTGAACACCAAGCCTTTATCGAGTTTCAAAAGTAAGTAGTCTACTGAAGCCCCGTCTTACACAAACTCATTTCTCGTCTCTCAAGAGCCGATTACCAGGCATGCCTGAAAACGCTGCAAAAGCTGCTGAAAACCCAGGACGCAAATCCAAAGGTGCTGCACAACAAGTCGGTGGTGGAGTTCTACAACAGTGATCTCCGTCGCTATGATCAGTTCCGCACCGCTATGACACAGCACACGGGATTGCTGGGAGAAATACGAGCCGTGGAAATCAAAGACCGTGAGTCGTGTGCCGCCTATGTGAACCAGGCGATCGTTTTGTACCACTTCAAACAGCCTTTGGCCGCTCTAAAGATCATGCTGGCTGTGATGACCCACTTTGATCGGCTGGATGACTATCTGCTGCGTAGGGCCGGTATTTTCACGGTGCACCTGCTGCTCGACACAAATCAACCGAAGAAGGCGAACCGGTTGCTGGGGATGCTGCAGAATCGCTTGGGCATTCAAGTTTACGCCATACTGAGCGACTCGGACGAGGATGAACCGCTGATCGATAATGAGAGCAGGAAGGACATCTCCGAGCTGCAGTTCGAGGAGTTTCGCAAAGAGTTCCGCTTGATACTGATTCGTTCGAATCTGCTAAATGGCAAGAAGAATATGTCGATTCCGTTGGAAGACACTTCCGAGTACTCGATACTGAAAGGGCACCAGTATTTTCTTGGCAACGACTACCAGATGGCGGCCAAGGAGCTGTCGAAACAGTTTACCAACGACCCGGTGAGCGTACAGCGACACGGAGAAGACCAAAACACGGTGCTGGCCAACGATATGGGTGTGATTCACTTTTCGGTGAAGCACTACGCGCTTGCCGCTCGGTTCTTCCAGCAAGCGCTGCTCTTCGATCAATCCGCCACCGAGGATACGTCCACGGAGAAGGTGGAGGGGTCGCCACTGTACTGTGTCGGTGCCACAAAGCGACCGGAAATCCTGTACAACCACGGGCTGGCTCTGCTTCACTTACAGCGGCCGAAGGAAGCGTTCGAATGTTTGCTGATCGTGCTGAACTCGTTCCACAACAATCCGCGGCTTTGGCTGCGACTGGCCGAGTGCTGCATAATGGTGCACCGGCAGGAGAAGctgaagcaaaagaaaaacatttcacaaGGTTCGGTCGGAAACGGTGTGCATAGGAAGTACGTTCTAAGCCCAGCCCCGAAAACGCCCGTCTCGGACGGTAACCAATCGCTCGCGATACCCGCCACGACGCTCGAATTTGGGGCGCTCTGTCTGCGCAATTCGGTAACGTTGCTCGAGTTGCACGAACCGGAACTTGTGCGACAGACGGAAAACTGTgaccggtcggtggcgtggGATAAGGTGTACGAGGGGGTACCCTGCAATCCTTCGTTGCCGATGAAGCTGGCCTCGTTTAACAAACTAAAGTGCGCCGTTCTGGCGGCGTACAGTTACGTGCTCAACAGCCTTGGCGAATATAGCTTGGCATTGAAGTACGCCAAACAGATGCTCACCGTGAAGGACCTCCCGCAATCATATCTGTGCGTTTATAGCATTTTActcattaaattaaattctaatCGACCTCTTTTTTTGCACAGGTTACTTTCGCACATGTATTCTGCGGAAGCGTTGGTCATGATGAATCGCCCACTAGAGGCGCTCAACTATCTGGAACCGAAGTTTATCACTGAGCTGACCGGAGACGATTTCGGTATGCGAGCTTCGCCACATTGGAACGTCAATTCCGCCGATGCAGCCCAAACCGTGATGCACTACAACCGGGCGGTGATATTAATGCTGAAAGGTGACTACGAACAGGCGAAAGTGTCGATGAATGCTTGTAATCACCCGCTGGTAGTGCCAAACCTGAAAATGTTGAATGTGTAccaggagctgctgctgggaaaCTACGACAAAGTCCGGCTCTTAATACGGTACGACTCGCCGCATCTAATTTAATTtgagcaataaaattattttctgtAGGAAATGGAATAGGAATagtaacattttcaaaaattaattttacgctagttttcacgcttcgtgtagccgcctagatAAAACTTTGCCTTATCGTACTAAATTGTTCTAAATTCGTGTTCAGCATCTGCTgacaaaacagctgtcaaacgaaGGGATTGACATTCGTGAGAACTTTCAGCCACAAACAGTCGGTTTTTCGGCCACTTGCCGAAAGACCTGGAATTCTTGCTGGAAAAGCCTGGAATTCGTGCTGATTAACGCCTTAAGATGCGTTCAAACTGACGCCGGTCCTTTGGAAGAGGAAAGGGTAAAGTTACGTGAATCGCGTCTCGAGCTGCGGCACAGGGCTGCGGGGCTGCTACTCCGGGGACTCCAACGTGGTCGTAAGATAGTTCGCGAAAGATAACGGCCAAAAATGTACTCACTGGAGTATCTCAAAAGCCCGGAGCTGGTAGTGAAAGTCCAGGAATACTTTGGAATCGTTTACGAACGGAACCACGCGAATGGTGTCCCTTTGCCGAACGGGAAGTCGGCGACTCCGACCCGAAACGGTGTGCAAAGCAATGGATTGGCGAATGGGTGCGCCACCGGAAATCATGGTGGTGACAAGAAGAAGATCGATGATAATGCTTATCGTGTGACTAACAATTTTTGGTACGTGCTGTTCATCGTGGGCACCGAACTAGGGGATGAGATCTTCTATGCCACATTTATCCCTTTCTGGTTTTGGAACGTAGACAGTGCCGTCGGTAGACGGGTGGTAATGCTGTGGTCCGCGATTATGTATGTTGGTACGAGAGATCCGCTAGCCaggtccaccggtggccaacgcGTTGTCTACGAATAATACttttaacatttgttttttaggGCAAAGCCTTAAGGACATTATACGGTGGCCACGACCAACGTATCCTGTGGCTAGGTTGCAGAAAAAGTGGGGCCTGGAATACGGCATGCCCTCGACACACGCGATGGTCTCGGTAGCGATTCCCTTTTCCGTGTTGATCTATACCTACAATCGGTACATCTACTCCTTGCCCATCGGACTGGCGATAGCGGTAGTTTGGTGTTCGGTGATTTGCGTAAGCCGAGTTTACCTTGGAATGCACAGTGTATTGGTGAGTGAGAGCGGCCCACGCGTATCAACCCAACCTAACAACCCAGGCCCTTTCGCTCAATTGCAGGACATTATAGCAGGATTGTTGCTGGTAGTTTTGTTGATGATTCCTTTGATTCCGTTAGTGGATCGATTGGATATCATAATCGTCACATCCCGTTGGTCACCACTGTTCGTGCTATCCATATCGATACTGCTGATTGTGTTTTACCCGGATTCGGGTAAATGGACCCCAACCAGGTAACAGAGTGCACGCCAACTTGTTCTTCTCTTTAACCATTGCAAGTTTCTCTTAATTCAGGGGCGACACAGCGCTGACGGTAAGCGTTTGTGCCGGCATCGAATTGGGTGCATGGTTGCACTATCATTTGGGCGAATTCCAGCAACCGATacaaccaccaccgtacgAAGTCATCTGGCCGTCGTACTCCATGCTCGGGTTGTTACTGCTGCGAACCGTCCTTGGTCTGTGTTGTATCGTGGCTTCGCGTGCTTTCGCCAAATCGATTTCCTATGCGTTCGTCTGCTTTCTGCTCGGACGAGACAAGAACGAGTTACGCCGATCGGAGAACACACTCGAGAACAAGAACAAAATTATCGTCGAACTGTCGTACAAACTGTTCACCTACGGTGTGATTGGCTTCAACACGCAGTACCTGTTACCCAGTGTATTCAAATTGCTCAATATCGGGCGACCGGATTTCTACACGGAAATCTAATTCCACGTGAAACAGCTAGTGTAGTTATCGCAAAGCGCAACACGCATAACATTCCATCCACCACCCTGGCTCTTTAGTTTCTAGGACAGCATCATCACCAATCTTCCAGTAGCAAAACGAGCAGTACAAACAGGACCGTACTGATTTGGGAATACACAGAACCCGTTCTCCACTGGCTTATGCTACGCATTTATCAAGCAACTTTGAATAGCGTCACGATTATCGCTACACTCACTTGCAATAATCTACTTTCGTAGTATACGATACATGTGAACAAATCATATGACAGATTTGTAGTTTCCGATACTC encodes the following:
- the LOC131210874 gene encoding CCR4-NOT transcription complex subunit 10 isoform X1; the protein is MAEPNQAIKKASLSEQERDLEHQAFIEFQKADYQACLKTLQKLLKTQDANPKVLHNKSVVEFYNSDLRRYDQFRTAMTQHTGLLGEIRAVEIKDRESCAAYVNQAIVLYHFKQPLAALKIMLAVMTHFDRLDDYLLRRAGIFTVHLLLDTNQPKKANRLLGMLQNRLGIQVYAILSDSDEDEPLIDNESRKDISELQFEEFRKEFRLILIRSNLLNGKKNMSIPLEDTSEYSILKGHQYFLGNDYQMAAKELSKQFTNDPVSVQRHGEDQNTVLANDMGVIHFSVKHYALAARFFQQALLFDQSATEDTSTEKVEGSPLYCVGATKRPEILYNHGLALLHLQRPKEAFECLLIVLNSFHNNPRLWLRLAECCIMVHRQEKLKQKKNISQGSVGNGVHRKYVLSPAPKTPVSDGNQSLAIPATTLEFGALCLRNSVTLLELHEPELVRQTENCDRSVAWDKVYEGVPCNPSLPMKLASFNKLKCAVLAAYSYVLNSLGEYSLALKYAKQMLTVKDLPQSYLLLSHMYSAEALVMMNRPLEALNYLEPKFITELTGDDFGMRASPHWNVNSADAAQTVMHYNRAVILMLKGDYEQAKVSMNACNHPLVVPNLKMLNVYQELLLGNYDKVRLLIRYDSPHLI
- the LOC131210874 gene encoding CCR4-NOT transcription complex subunit 10 isoform X2; the protein is MTQHTGLLGEIRAVEIKDRESCAAYVNQAIVLYHFKQPLAALKIMLAVMTHFDRLDDYLLRRAGIFTVHLLLDTNQPKKANRLLGMLQNRLGIQVYAILSDSDEDEPLIDNESRKDISELQFEEFRKEFRLILIRSNLLNGKKNMSIPLEDTSEYSILKGHQYFLGNDYQMAAKELSKQFTNDPVSVQRHGEDQNTVLANDMGVIHFSVKHYALAARFFQQALLFDQSATEDTSTEKVEGSPLYCVGATKRPEILYNHGLALLHLQRPKEAFECLLIVLNSFHNNPRLWLRLAECCIMVHRQEKLKQKKNISQGSVGNGVHRKYVLSPAPKTPVSDGNQSLAIPATTLEFGALCLRNSVTLLELHEPELVRQTENCDRSVAWDKVYEGVPCNPSLPMKLASFNKLKCAVLAAYSYVLNSLGEYSLALKYAKQMLTVKDLPQSYLLLSHMYSAEALVMMNRPLEALNYLEPKFITELTGDDFGMRASPHWNVNSADAAQTVMHYNRAVILMLKGDYEQAKVSMNACNHPLVVPNLKMLNVYQELLLGNYDKVRLLIRYDSPHLI
- the LOC131210875 gene encoding sphingosine-1-phosphate phosphatase 1-like, whose amino-acid sequence is MYSLEYLKSPELVVKVQEYFGIVYERNHANGVPLPNGKSATPTRNGVQSNGLANGCATGNHGGDKKKIDDNAYRVTNNFWYVLFIVGTELGDEIFYATFIPFWFWNVDSAVGRRVVMLWSAIMYVGQSLKDIIRWPRPTYPVARLQKKWGLEYGMPSTHAMVSVAIPFSVLIYTYNRYIYSLPIGLAIAVVWCSVICVSRVYLGMHSVLDIIAGLLLVVLLMIPLIPLVDRLDIIIVTSRWSPLFVLSISILLIVFYPDSGKWTPTRGDTALTVSVCAGIELGAWLHYHLGEFQQPIQPPPYEVIWPSYSMLGLLLLRTVLGLCCIVASRAFAKSISYAFVCFLLGRDKNELRRSENTLENKNKIIVELSYKLFTYGVIGFNTQYLLPSVFKLLNIGRPDFYTEI